One genomic window of Elaeis guineensis isolate ETL-2024a chromosome 2, EG11, whole genome shotgun sequence includes the following:
- the LOC105041671 gene encoding LOW QUALITY PROTEIN: glycosyl hydrolase 5 family protein (The sequence of the model RefSeq protein was modified relative to this genomic sequence to represent the inferred CDS: inserted 1 base in 1 codon), which produces MSCTKSPDSSSKLLFLLLAFFLAQRVHSLPLSTSGRWIVDSASWQRVKLHCVNWAAHMPAVLAEGLDKQPVDGIAARIAGLGFNCVRLTWATYLFTNESYENLTVSDSLSSLGLGDALAGVRRNNGRMVGMTVREAYDAVVKAIGEAGLMVVLDNHVSRPQWCCGNADGNGFFGDLYFDPEEWLRGLELVARRYRDIHQVVGMSMRNELRGPNQSEPAWYRNIGRGAQTIHDTNPDVLIIASGLNYDTDLSFLKKRPLESNFDNKLVLEAHWYAFSDGRSLDWADQPPNRVCSELVRRFDEQAGFVVHNQNGSVLPLFVSEFGVDQRGTNRADNXFLSCFLGYAAERDLDWALWALQGSYYMRDGIPGSKETYGVLDSNWDQAKNPRFQEKFRLIQEMLQEPRSSTATNQIIYHPHSGQCVSVDDDNNVVLSDCKNRKWWSYDGNRTAIWLAGSTHCLRVEGEGLSVLLSAECNDNQSFWGPVSSSWFQISGMDAQGRNLCLERNSSNSDSIWTKECLCSDNLGCSKNPQTQWFRFIPSNVE; this is translated from the exons ATGTCATGCACCAAATCTCCTGACAGCTCTTCGAAACTCTTGTTCCTATTGCTTGCTTTCTTCCTCGCCCAGCGAGTCCACTCGCTGCCTCTGTCCACGAGTGGAAGATGGATCGTGGACTCGGCCTCGTGGCAGCGAGTGAAGCTCCACTGCGTCAACTGGGCGGCACACATGCCGGCGGTGCTCGCCGAGGGCCTCGACAAGCAACCCGTCGATGGCATCGCCGCCCGCATCGCCGGACTGGGCTTTAACTGCGTCCGGCTCACCTGGGCCACCTACCTCTTCACCAACGAGAGCTACGAGAACCTCACCGTCTCCGACTCGCTGAGCTCGCTGGGCCTTGGAGATGCCCTCGCGGGGGTTCGTAGGAACAACGGTCGGATGGTGGGGATGACGGTGCGAGAGGCGTACGACGCGGTGGTGAAGGCGATTGGGGAGGCGGGGCTGATGGTGGTGCTGGACAACCACGTGAGCCGGCCGCAGTGGTGCTGCGGGAACGCTGACGGGAACGGCTTCTTTGGGGATCTGTACTTCGATCCGGAGGAGTGGCTCCGGGGTCTGGAGCTCGTCGCCAGGCGATACAGAGACATCCATCAG GTCGTAGGCATGAGCATGCGCAACGAACTCCGTGGGCCGAACCAGAGTGAGCCCGCCTGGTACCGCAACATAGGTCGTGGTGCCCAAACGATCCATGACACGAATCCTGACGTGCTCATCATAGCCTCTGGCTTAAACTACGACACGGATTTAAGCTTCTTAAAGAAACGGCCTCTGGAGTCCAACTTTGATAACAAGCTAGTACTGGAGGCACACTGGTACGCGTTCAGTGACGGACGGAGCCTGGACTGGGCCGACCAGCCTCCGAACCGGGTTTGCTCGGAGCTGGTCCGGCGGTTCGATGAGCAAGCCGGGTTTGTGGTCCACAATCAGAATGGGTCGGTGCTACCATTGTTTGTGAGCGAGTTTGGAGTGGACCAGAGAGGCACGAACCGGGCCGACA CGTTCTTGAGCTGCTTCCTGGGCTACGCTGCGGAGAGGGATCTGGACTGGGCCTTATGGGCCTTACAGGGGAGCTACTATATGAGGGATGGGATTCCTGGGTCCAAGGAAACATATGGAGTCTTGGATAGCAATTGGGATCAGGCCAAGAATCCCAGGTTCCAAGAGAAGTTTAGACTCATCCAAGAAATGTTGCAAG AGCCTAGATCATCTACTGCGACAAACCAGATCATCTACCATCCACATAGCGGGCAATGCGTCTCGGTGGATGATGACAATAATGTTGTTTTGAGTGATTGCAAGAACAGGAAGTGGTGGAGTTACGACGGCAACAGGACTGCAATATGGTTAGCGGGTTCAACGCATTGCTTGAGGGTGGAAGGAGAGGGACTGTCGGTGTTGCTCTCGGCCGAATGCAATGATAACCAGAGTTTTTGGGGACCAGTTTCAAGCTCATGGTTTCAAATCAGTGGCATGGATGCACAAGGAAGGAATCTGTGCTTGGAGAGGAATTCATCTAACTCCGATTCTATCTGGACCAAAGAGTGTCTTTGTTCGGATAATTTGGGTTGTTCTAAGAACCCTCAAACCCAATGGTTTCGTTTTATTCCTTCAAATGTTGAGTGA
- the LOC105041675 gene encoding reticulon-like protein B3 gives MAEKNEESVGESLMEKITEKFHHEDSSSSSDSDNEKSQPSSSSVQSKIYRLFGREKPVHTVLGGGKPADIFLWRNKKISAGVLGGATAIWVLFELMEYHLLSLVCHCLILSLAILFLWSNATTFINKSPPHIPEVSIPEDVAVSVALSLRYDINRAFAVLRDIASGRDLKKFLLVIAGLWVLSIIGSCCNFLTLFYIVFVTLHTVPVLYEKYEDKVDSFGEKAMAEIKKHYATVHAKCLSKIPKGALKRRSSCRFCQFVASCGFLCVVVTLSILLRTSTWCMHEVSNLLDWIILVCLAGANPSFYYMDRK, from the exons ATGGCGGAGAAAAATGAGGAATCGGTAGGGGAGTCGTTGATGGAGAAGATAACGGAGAAGTTCCACCACGAGGACTCCTCCTCGTCGTCAGATTCGGACAACGAGAAATCGCAGCCGTCATCGTCGTCCGTCCAGTCCAAGATCTACCGCCTCTTCGGCAGGGAGAAGCCCGTCCACACCGTCTTGGGCGGCGGAAAAC CTGCTGATATTTTCCTATGGAGGAACAAGAAGATCTCGGCCGGTGTGCTAGGTGGGGCCACGGCCATCTGGGTCTTGTTCGAGTTGATGGAATACCACTTGCTCTCTCTTGTCTGCCATTGCCTCATTCTGTCACTGGCAATCCTGTTTCTCTGGTCCAATGCGACCACCTTCATCAACAA GTCTCCGCCTCACATTCCTGAGGTGAGCATCCCTGAAGACGTGGCTGTGAGTGTCGCACTTTCGCTGAGATATGATATCAACAGGGCCTTTGCTGTTTTAAGGGACATCGCATCGGGACGTGATCTGAAGAAGTTCCTCTTG GTGATTGCTGGTTTATGGGTCCTTTCTATCATTGGGAGCTGCTGCAATTTCTTGACCTTGTTTTACATAG TATTTGTTACACTGCACACAGTGCCTGTTCTGTATGAGAAGTACGAGGACAAAGTTGACTCATTTGGAGAGAAGGCAATGGCAGAAATCAAGAAGCATTATGCAACAGTTCATGCCAAGTGTTTGAGCAAGATTCCAAAGGGGGCATTAAAGAGAAGAAGCAGCTGTAGGTTCTGTCAGTTTGTGGCTAGCTGTGGATTTTTGTGTGTTGTTGTGACATTATCCATTTTGCTTAGAACTTCCACTTGGTGCATGCATGAAGTGTCTAATCTCTTGGATTGGATTATTCTTGTATGTTTAGCAGGAGCGAATCCAAGTTTTTATTATATGGATCGTAAATAA